The Alkalibacter rhizosphaerae genomic sequence GAATCCAGCAGCTTCTACCATACTTATAAAAATATTCTTTCCTATATCGTGAAGGTCACCATGCACTGTTCCCACTACAATGGTTCCGAATTTTAGTGACACTTTTGATTCCATTACCGACTTTAACATCTCCATAGCATCCGTTAATAGTTCTCCTGCAAAAATCAAATCACCGACAAAATACTCTCCACGTTCGAACATATCACCTATTACTTCCATACCATCTTGGCATGCAGCGACTGCTTTTTCAGCCTCCTCCTCAGATGGATTGGTTTCCGTGAAATCACGCAAAATTTTCATTACAAGATCTTCTTCTAACTTTCCTATTGCTCTTTTTAACGCGAATAAATCAATCATTTAATGTTCCTCCCAAAATACTCCGATACTAAAATCTTACCTATGATACTGTGGAAATACAGAATAAACTCGCAAGTAAAAAACTACTGCCATTTCCGACTGTAAAAGTATACCAATACAAGAGTGAATCCCCCTGTATTGGTATTTTAGAAATCAAACTCTGAAACTGATAGATCAAGATTATCAACTTCTAAACCGCTTCTTTATTCAAACTTTCCTGCTTAGTTTTAATACTGGCTACTGCCTTATCTCCTGCCCCGATAATAACAAGTACTACTGTCAGTAATGTCAACACACCGCCTGTGATCATAAATGTATTATATGTACCTGTTGCATCAAATATAAAGCCGGCTATAGGTGCTCCAATCATAGCGCCTACACTCTGTGCTGCAGACGTAAAACCAACAAGACTGGCCGCCTCTTTCCGACCAAATAGCTTCGGTAGGGTGATAGCTCCCATCATGCTATTGAA encodes the following:
- a CDS encoding cobalamin B12-binding domain-containing protein, with the translated sequence MIDLFALKRAIGKLEEDLVMKILRDFTETNPSEEEAEKAVAACQDGMEVIGDMFERGEYFVGDLIFAGELLTDAMEMLKSVMESKVSLKFGTIVVGTVHGDLHDIGKNIFISMVEAAGFEVYDMGIDQPLQAFVDIVKKLNPDIIGMSGVLTSSLKSMKDTVDALRVAGVRDSVKIIVGGNQVTKDVCELVGADAFTSNAAEGVKIVQEWMKATKRVDVLKYGMMTDLQQCSEKIV